The Azospirillum thermophilum genome contains the following window.
GGAACTGCTGCGCCGCGGCGCGGCGACCGGCCGCTTCGCCATCGTCGCCCAGTTCGGCCGCTTTTCGGAGACGGAGCTGCGGCTCGACTGGCTGTTCGGCCGCTTCGCCCGCGTGCGCTCCATCCTGTTCAAGAACGCCAGCCGTGCCGGCCTGTCCGGTGCGGAGTGCCGGGCGCTGGCGACCCGCCCGACGCTGAACGCCGGCGCCTATGCGCTGAGGGCCGACGCGCCGCACTGGGAGGCCTTCCAGCGCTGGCAGAAGCGGGTGCTGGTCAAGGGCCGCCTCTTCACCTCCGACCAGCTCGCCATGGCCGGCGCCATCTACCTCGACAAGCTGCCGGTCGAGCTGCTGCCGGAATGGTGCAACTACATCGGCCCCTGGCGCTTCGACTCCGAAAAGCGGGAACTGGTGGAGTACTACCTGCCCAACCGCCGCCTCGGCATCGTCCACCTCGCCGGCGAGGACGCCATGCGCGCCGACCCGGCCGTGCTGCGCCCGGTGCTGGACATGGACGACCGCGAGCACAGGCTGAGCCTGCGCTATCCGGCCTGGGCGGACCAGCCGGAGCCGGTGGAGGCATAGCCTCCACCCGTACGCCGGCAACGCCCGGCCCGACAGATCCGCATACCGATCCGCAAAACTCCGACCGGCCGCGAAGGGCTCGCGGCCGGTTCGTCGTGCTTTGTCTTACATCGCTTCCATAACGGCAAAAGAAAAACCAGGATCCCATCCGCGGATCCCGAGAATACCCATATAGATACATATGCATGATCTGCGTTTCAACAGAATAACCAGTTCATGCGATGGTATGGATAATATAATCGGATTGGTGGAAATCAGTTTCTTTTCGCTTCCATGATGCGATTGACTGTGAGTTGCGTACTCTGCAATAAAATTTCTCGTAAGCAGAAACGAAACCTCGCAGGAAAAGGGATTTCCTTCCTCCAACGGAGCGGGGAAGTCTCGAAAAGCGCCGGCAGGCGGGCTGGGCGACGGCCGATACCACTTGCATCCCAGGGAAAGCGGCACGGTTTCCGCATCGCAGTCTGCGGCATTCACTGCCCTGGCCGCGATGCCGCTCAGCAGCCGTCTTTGAAAAACACCGCGATCACTTCGAATCCCGAGACCATTACCGCGAGAATCAGGAGAAATGACTATGGCCGGAACCCTTTATCAGATTCACCAGGATGGCTCCATCTGGTCCTACGGCGGCACGCCGATGACGAGCTGGCTGCAAATCGACAACAACCCCAAGACCGTCGCCATCACGTCCGACAGCACGACCGGCGCGCTCTACCAGATGCACAATGACGGCACCATCTGGCGCTTGGACGGCAAGCCGGCCGCCGCCTGGACGATGCTCGACAACAACCCGCAGGCCGCGGCCATCACCGCCGGCGGCGGCAAGCTCTACGAGCTGCACCGCGACGGCAGCCTCTGGCTCTATCAGGGAACGCCGGTCACCGGCTGGCTCCAGATCGACAACAACCCCCGGACCATCGGCATCCTGGCCGACGGCAACGCGCTCTATCAGGCGCACGACGACGGCTCCATCTGGTCCTACGGCGGCACGCCGATGACGAGCTGGCTCCAGATCGACGACAATCCCAAGACGCGGGCGATCGCCGGCGGACACGGCACCCTCTGCCAGCTCCACTCCGACGGCAGCATCTGGCTCTACCA
Protein-coding sequences here:
- a CDS encoding glycosyltransferase, which produces MAQPGSFIIVTGGDSRYCPLIRELVASLRALRPAAACPIGIIDAGLTDEQRAELKGQGLAVVTPPWPVEIPAHRLRNRIHLKANLAKLHLPTYFPGYETVIWIDADAWVQDWEAVELLRRGAATGRFAIVAQFGRFSETELRLDWLFGRFARVRSILFKNASRAGLSGAECRALATRPTLNAGAYALRADAPHWEAFQRWQKRVLVKGRLFTSDQLAMAGAIYLDKLPVELLPEWCNYIGPWRFDSEKRELVEYYLPNRRLGIVHLAGEDAMRADPAVLRPVLDMDDREHRLSLRYPAWADQPEPVEA